The Oscillospiraceae bacterium genome contains the following window.
ATCTCGTCATAGAGCGCGGAGCGGCAGTAGATGGCTGTTTTCCGTTTCATGCTGTGTTCCTTTCCCGGCTTTTGGCCGTGTGACCGTCAATCGTTCGTGTGCCGCAAACGTCCCGGCCGCCTTTTGTTAATGGACACACAATCTGTGTCCCTAACAGATTAGACCTTTAGGGTCTGTCGAAAAATAACCTGTACATTTGACTTGCCCTTTTGCGCCCCGGCCGCGTTGCCGGAACCCTTGAATATTACAAGTATTCGCGGAACCCGGCGCCTTGCCGGGACACAAAATTGCTGCGCCAACTGCACACTTTATTCCCCGACAGACCCTTACGACCCGGGCCTGGGAAAAATTTCATCACTGCCGAATTGCAGATAGCTCTCTGGCACGCTGCCGACGAGGATGGTCTCGGCGATGTTCACTTGGGCCTCCACATGGGTCTCCTCCTGCACGCCGGGCAGCAGTACGCCGATCGTCACGTCGATGCGCATGATGATCTGGTGGCGCGTTTGATTGATGCCGGCCGAGGTGAAGCTGCTCAGAAAACCGGAGTCCACCATGCCCACAGGGACGATCCGCACTGGGATCGACGGGCCGCGTCCCGAGAGCAGGTCGCCGTTTATGATGTTGCCGAGCGGAATCGACAGTTCCTCCGTGTCGGTGCTCCGCAGCCGGTCGAGGACCCGCTGCGTGACGGCGGCTTTGAGACGGTTGATCTTGACCATGTCCGTCTTGAGCGCCGTGATCTGCCCCGTCACGTCTTTTTCAAAATAGATGAGATCGCCGTATTGCAGATTCTCCGCGCTGATAATGTCGTCCACCGCGCGGTTGATCTCGCCGGTGGCCAGCGTATGCACCCGCGACAGCGCCATCTGGGCGGTGTAGGGGCGGATCTTGGCCTCGGCCCAGACGAAGAGGGCGACGAGAACCGCCAGCCCCAGCGCGGCCAGACGGAGCGCGCGCCGCCGGGGCAAAGCGGGCGGATGGGCGCGTCGCCGGGAACGCGGCGGACGCCCCCCAAATGCGGCCATGACGCCACCCCCTTTCTTCCTCGGCCTTCGGACGCCATATGCCATTGTATGTGCCCGGCGGCGGCGGTTTGACGATGATTTTACTTGACAAGGACTCCGGCCTGCCTGTATCTTGTATATATGACTGATGGGCGGCGGCTTTGTCCGGCGGAGGTGTCCGCCGTTTTGTCCGGGGTGCTGATGGTATGAATGGCGCGCGCATGATTGTGGATACGCTGATCGAAGAGGGCGTGGAGGTGCTGTTTGGGTATCCGGGCGGCGCCGTGTTGCCGATCTATGACGCGCTCTATGAGAGACGGGAGACCATCACCCATATTCTCACCTGCCACGAACAGGGCGCGGCCCACGCCGCCGACGGTTACGCCCGCGCGACCCGGCGGCCCGGCGTGGTGCTGGCCACCTCCGGCCCGGGTGCGACCAATCTGGTCACCGGCATCGCCGCAGCCTATATGGACTCCACACCGCTCGTCGCCCTGACCGGAAACGTGC
Protein-coding sequences here:
- the yunB gene encoding sporulation protein YunB, with product MAAFGGRPPRSRRRAHPPALPRRRALRLAALGLAVLVALFVWAEAKIRPYTAQMALSRVHTLATGEINRAVDDIISAENLQYGDLIYFEKDVTGQITALKTDMVKINRLKAAVTQRVLDRLRSTDTEELSIPLGNIINGDLLSGRGPSIPVRIVPVGMVDSGFLSSFTSAGINQTRHQIIMRIDVTIGVLLPGVQEETHVEAQVNIAETILVGSVPESYLQFGSDEIFPRPGS